Proteins found in one bacterium genomic segment:
- the nthA gene encoding nitrile hydratase subunit alpha: protein MDHDGHEHGHEHGHAHQVVPSDLALRVKALESLLVEKGLVDPAALDEVVDTYERKIGPRNGARVVARAWADPAYKRRLLTDATAAMAEFGYGGAQGEHMLVVENTPDVHNLVVCTLCSCYPWSVLGLPPVWYKSAAYRSRAVIDPRGVLREFGLDLPEHVEVRVWDSTAELRYLVLPERPAGSDGLSEDELAALVTRDAMVGVAKVTLPAAGAPRA from the coding sequence ATGGACCACGACGGCCACGAGCACGGTCACGAGCACGGCCACGCCCATCAGGTCGTGCCGTCGGACCTCGCGCTGCGCGTCAAGGCGCTCGAGTCTCTGCTGGTCGAGAAAGGTCTGGTGGATCCGGCCGCGCTCGATGAGGTCGTCGACACGTACGAGCGCAAGATCGGGCCGCGCAACGGGGCGCGCGTCGTGGCGCGGGCGTGGGCCGACCCCGCCTACAAACGGCGCCTGCTCACCGATGCGACCGCGGCGATGGCGGAGTTCGGCTACGGGGGCGCGCAGGGCGAGCACATGCTGGTGGTGGAGAATACGCCCGACGTGCACAATCTCGTCGTCTGTACGCTCTGCTCATGCTATCCCTGGTCGGTGCTCGGCCTCCCGCCCGTCTGGTACAAGTCCGCGGCCTACCGCTCGCGCGCGGTGATCGATCCGCGCGGGGTGCTGCGGGAGTTCGGGCTCGATCTACCGGAGCACGTCGAGGTCAGGGTATGGGACAGCACGGCCGAGCTGCGCTATCTCGTGCTGCCGGAGCGGCCGGCCGGCAGCGACGGCCTCAGCGAGGACGAGCTGGCCGCGCTGGTGACCCGCGACGCGATGGTCGGCGTCGCGAAGGTGACGTTGCCGGCCGCGGGCGCGCCCCGAGCATGA
- the nthB gene encoding nitrile hydratase subunit beta — protein sequence MNGVHDMGGMHGMGPVPYERDEPVFHEPWEARVFALNIGMRAWRRWNIDAGRYEIELIPPAEYLRMTYYERWLVRLVELLVKRDLVTRDEIDAGAPAPGARKAQPVLTAERVASVVRNGAAASRDVPAVPRFAVNQRVRARTINPAGHTRLPRYVRGRTGTIARDHGVYVFPDTNALFQGEKPQHVYSVRFTARELWGEQAPPRDAVYLDLWDDYLEPA from the coding sequence ATGAACGGCGTGCACGATATGGGCGGCATGCACGGCATGGGCCCGGTGCCCTACGAGCGCGACGAACCGGTGTTCCACGAACCGTGGGAAGCCCGGGTGTTCGCGCTCAACATCGGCATGCGGGCGTGGCGCAGGTGGAACATCGACGCCGGCCGCTACGAGATCGAGCTGATCCCGCCGGCGGAATACCTGCGCATGACGTATTATGAGCGATGGTTGGTCAGGCTGGTCGAACTGCTGGTCAAACGCGACCTGGTGACGCGGGACGAGATCGACGCCGGCGCCCCCGCGCCGGGCGCCCGCAAGGCGCAACCGGTCCTCACCGCGGAGCGCGTGGCGTCGGTCGTCCGAAACGGCGCCGCCGCGAGCCGCGACGTGCCCGCGGTCCCGCGCTTTGCGGTGAACCAGCGCGTCCGCGCGCGGACGATCAATCCGGCCGGCCATACGCGCCTTCCGCGGTACGTCCGCGGACGGACCGGCACAATCGCGCGCGACCACGGCGTCTACGTCTTTCCGGACACCAACGCGCTCTTCCAGGGCGAGAAGCCCCAGCACGTCTACTCGGTGCGGTTCACGGCGCGCGAGCTCTGGGGAGAGCAGGCGCCGCCGCGCGACGCCGTCTATCTCGATCTCTGGGACGACTACCTTGAGCCGGCCTGA
- the guaB gene encoding IMP dehydrogenase codes for MTEPFEIGLTFDDVLLVPHRSTVSTRRQVSTRTQLCRGIELAIPVVSASMDTVTEGTMAIAMAREGGIGIIHRFLPVEEHVAEVRRVKRAESVVIDAPYTLPPDATVGQAAAFMDEHGSAGILVIDRERRVLGIVTARDVLFEDGAAGRPITTVMTPRERLITAPAGTPVEEAKQILHRHRIEKLPLIDQAGRLVGLISSRDIQSRLRFPQATKDARGRLRVGAAIGVRGDYLERAEALVAAEVDTLVIDIAHGHSDLSFATIEAVRKRCGNVPLIAGNVATAEGTRDLIARGVDGVKVGVGPGSTCTTRVVTGAGVPQLTAILECAQAAAGSGVPVIGDGGIRGSGDLVKALAAGAATVMLGNLLAGTEESPGASVNRNGRQFKLYRGMASLWASAERRDMPQEDDLLSEIVPEGVEALVPYRGRVAGVLAQLVGGLRSGMSYCGATTVAELRANARFIRMTDAGVRESMPHDVDTLT; via the coding sequence ATGACCGAACCGTTTGAGATCGGCCTGACATTCGACGACGTGCTGCTGGTGCCTCACCGCTCGACGGTGAGCACGCGGCGGCAGGTCAGCACGCGCACGCAGTTGTGCCGCGGCATCGAGCTTGCGATTCCGGTCGTCAGCGCCAGCATGGACACCGTGACCGAGGGGACGATGGCGATCGCGATGGCCCGCGAGGGCGGCATCGGGATCATCCACCGGTTCCTGCCGGTCGAGGAGCACGTGGCCGAGGTACGGCGCGTCAAGCGGGCGGAGAGCGTCGTGATCGACGCGCCGTACACGCTGCCTCCGGACGCCACGGTGGGCCAGGCCGCCGCCTTCATGGACGAGCACGGCTCGGCCGGCATCCTCGTGATCGACCGCGAGCGGCGGGTCCTCGGCATCGTGACCGCGCGCGACGTGCTGTTCGAGGACGGCGCCGCCGGCCGTCCGATCACGACCGTGATGACGCCGCGCGAGCGCCTCATCACGGCGCCCGCCGGCACGCCGGTCGAGGAAGCCAAGCAGATCCTCCACCGCCACCGGATCGAGAAGCTGCCGCTCATCGACCAGGCCGGCCGGCTCGTCGGCCTCATCTCGAGCCGCGACATCCAGAGCCGCCTCCGCTTTCCCCAAGCGACCAAGGACGCGCGGGGCCGCCTTCGCGTCGGCGCCGCGATCGGCGTGCGCGGGGACTACCTGGAGCGGGCGGAGGCGCTGGTGGCCGCGGAGGTCGACACGCTTGTGATCGACATCGCGCACGGACACTCCGATCTCTCGTTTGCGACGATCGAGGCGGTGCGGAAGCGCTGCGGCAACGTGCCGCTGATCGCGGGGAACGTCGCGACCGCCGAGGGCACGCGCGACCTCATCGCCCGCGGCGTGGACGGGGTGAAGGTCGGGGTGGGGCCGGGATCGACCTGCACGACGCGAGTGGTCACCGGCGCGGGCGTGCCGCAGCTGACGGCGATCCTCGAGTGCGCGCAGGCCGCGGCCGGCTCCGGCGTGCCCGTGATCGGCGACGGCGGAATCCGCGGCTCCGGGGATCTCGTGAAGGCGCTCGCCGCGGGCGCCGCGACGGTGATGCTCGGGAACCTGCTCGCCGGCACCGAGGAGAGCCCCGGCGCGAGCGTCAACCGCAACGGCCGCCAGTTCAAGCTGTATCGCGGCATGGCGAGTTTGTGGGCGTCGGCGGAGCGGCGCGACATGCCGCAGGAGGACGACCTGCTCTCGGAGATCGTGCCCGAAGGCGTCGAGGCGCTCGTCCCGTACCGCGGCCGGGTGGCGGGCGTACTCGCGCAGCTGGTGGGCGGGCTGCGGTCAGGAATGAGCTACTGCGGCGCCACCACCGTGGCGGAATTACGGGCCAACGCGCGCTTCATCCGCATGACCGACGCCGGCGTCCGGGAGAGCATGCCCCACGACGTCGACACGCTGACCTAA
- a CDS encoding nitrile hydratase accessory protein, which translates to MSRPDAGAERLAALPSLPRDAGGPVFAEPWQAQAFALAVSLSEQGYFTWKEWSAALADELKAAANRGEPDDGSQYYRHWLAALERLVTAKGLTDPPAMLARKNAWAEAYRRTPHGKPVELRAAGPR; encoded by the coding sequence TTGAGCCGGCCTGACGCCGGCGCGGAGCGCCTCGCCGCTCTGCCCTCGCTCCCCCGTGATGCCGGAGGCCCGGTGTTCGCCGAGCCGTGGCAGGCGCAGGCCTTCGCGCTCGCGGTCAGCCTCTCGGAGCAGGGCTACTTCACCTGGAAAGAGTGGTCCGCCGCCCTCGCGGACGAGCTCAAGGCCGCCGCAAACCGCGGCGAGCCGGACGACGGGTCACAGTACTATCGACACTGGCTCGCCGCGCTCGAGCGCCTCGTCACGGCCAAGGGGCTGACCGACCCGCCGGCGATGCTCGCCAGGAAAAACGCCTGGGCCGAGGCCTACCGCCGCACGCCGCACGGCAAGCCGGTCGAGCTGCGCGCCGCCGGCCCCCGATAG
- the fabF gene encoding beta-ketoacyl-ACP synthase II, whose protein sequence is MSDRRQVVVTGVGAVTPIGSGGGGALYEGVRRERSAITRVTRFDPSSFSSQVAGEVVDFDPAAYIAPRRLRRLDRYAQMAVVCARLAIDDAGLRLDKENRDAIGCFVGSALGGVAFAEEQYAVFLTEGARHVRPTLALSVFCGAGSCNVAIEYDLRGPASANSDSCSSGAIAIGHAFRVVRDGYADVMLAGGIEAPLAPLTFGAFDLIHAMSTHNDEPDRACRPFDRTRNGFVMAEGGAFLVLESLEHARRREAPIYGTVPGFGFSNDAYHMTAPLPSGEQAARAMRLALAEAGIAPEEVDCINAHGSGTPLNDATETLAIKQVLGDHAYRIPVSATKAMHGHSLGAAGAIEAAISFVGLRHGYVPPTLNLREPDEACDLDYVTARGREMPLRYVLSNSFGFGGINASLVFGAP, encoded by the coding sequence ATGAGCGACAGGCGGCAGGTGGTGGTCACGGGGGTCGGCGCGGTGACGCCGATCGGGTCCGGAGGCGGCGGCGCCCTCTACGAGGGCGTCCGCCGCGAGCGCTCGGCCATCACCCGGGTGACCCGATTCGATCCCTCGTCGTTCTCTTCCCAGGTGGCGGGAGAGGTGGTCGATTTCGATCCTGCCGCGTATATCGCACCGCGGCGGCTCCGGCGACTGGACCGATACGCGCAGATGGCGGTCGTATGTGCGCGGCTGGCGATCGACGACGCCGGCCTGCGCCTGGACAAGGAAAACCGCGACGCGATCGGCTGTTTCGTCGGTTCGGCGCTCGGCGGCGTGGCGTTCGCCGAGGAGCAATATGCCGTGTTCCTGACGGAAGGGGCGCGGCACGTCCGGCCGACGCTCGCGCTGTCGGTGTTCTGCGGGGCGGGGTCGTGCAACGTGGCGATCGAGTACGACCTGCGTGGACCGGCCAGCGCCAACTCGGACAGCTGCTCGAGCGGCGCGATCGCGATCGGGCATGCGTTCCGGGTCGTGCGCGACGGGTACGCGGACGTGATGCTTGCGGGCGGGATCGAAGCGCCGCTCGCGCCGCTGACGTTCGGGGCGTTCGATCTGATCCATGCCATGTCGACGCACAACGACGAACCCGACCGCGCGTGCCGGCCGTTCGATCGGACGCGCAATGGGTTCGTCATGGCCGAAGGCGGCGCGTTCCTCGTCCTTGAGAGCCTCGAGCACGCCCGGCGCCGGGAGGCGCCCATCTACGGGACCGTCCCGGGCTTCGGGTTCTCCAACGACGCGTACCATATGACGGCCCCGCTACCTTCGGGGGAGCAGGCGGCGAGAGCGATGCGCCTCGCGCTGGCCGAGGCCGGCATCGCCCCGGAGGAGGTGGACTGCATCAACGCCCACGGCAGCGGCACACCCCTCAACGATGCGACGGAAACGCTGGCGATCAAGCAGGTGCTCGGCGACCACGCGTACCGGATCCCGGTCAGCGCGACGAAGGCGATGCACGGACACTCCCTGGGCGCGGCCGGCGCGATCGAAGCGGCAATTTCTTTCGTCGGTCTCCGGCACGGTTATGTGCCGCCGACCCTAAATCTACGAGAGCCGGACGAGGCGTGCGACCTCGACTACGTCACCGCCCGCGGCCGCGAGATGCCGCTGCGATACGTGCTGAGCAATTCCTTCGGATTCGGCGGTATCAACGCGTCGCTCGTATTCGGCGCACCGTAG
- a CDS encoding DoxX family protein: MGTEPTVLPMREIAVNVSGRNVRYLDDPLAIKLLFSSTQLAWLWGILRVWVGYQWIAASLHKVGNPAWVQSGIAIQRFWQTAVIVPHHGPPRVPFDWYRDFLIWLLGSHAAPFMGRVIAYGELTVGIALIAGAAVGAAALAGTFMSWNYLMAGSVSLNPLMIIGEILLIMSWKVAGYYGFDRLILLRWPREPRLDVEGFHVRTDRTG, from the coding sequence GTGGGCACAGAACCGACGGTGCTGCCGATGCGTGAAATCGCGGTGAACGTTTCCGGGCGAAATGTTCGCTATCTCGACGACCCTCTGGCCATCAAGCTGCTGTTCAGCTCAACGCAGCTGGCCTGGCTGTGGGGCATCCTGAGGGTCTGGGTGGGGTATCAGTGGATCGCCGCATCCCTGCACAAAGTCGGCAATCCCGCCTGGGTCCAAAGCGGAATCGCAATTCAAAGGTTCTGGCAAACCGCCGTGATCGTGCCGCACCACGGGCCGCCCCGAGTGCCGTTTGATTGGTACCGTGATTTTCTCATCTGGCTGCTCGGCAGTCACGCGGCGCCGTTCATGGGCCGGGTGATCGCATACGGTGAGTTGACGGTCGGCATCGCCCTGATCGCCGGCGCGGCGGTCGGCGCAGCGGCGCTTGCCGGAACGTTCATGAGTTGGAACTATCTCATGGCGGGATCCGTCAGCCTGAATCCCCTCATGATCATCGGTGAGATCCTGTTGATCATGTCGTGGAAGGTCGCCGGATACTACGGATTCGACCGTCTCATCCTGCTGCGGTGGCCTCGAGAGCCCCGGCTCGACGTTGAAGGGTTTCACGTCCGAACGGACCGGACGGGGTGA
- a CDS encoding efflux RND transporter periplasmic adaptor subunit, translating into MRLRTGTRDIGPWAARAAVLLMAGALAGCGPRARGQNPAAAAFPPPAVIVTEAIQATVPIYEEAVAQTVAVQTVALRAQIAGTLEQVLFKEGTAVRRGQTVFIVDQRPFVAALQSARAQLATARANLNQALEQVALRQAQAQLAALKATLANAQVQVKRDQYLVAQKAIAQEQLDNDETAMKAAAANVDAQEAVVKNTALSTQTGIEQARAGVQQADAAVTQAQLNLGYTTVQAPLDGIISLLNVDQGNLVAVNQQLATLTAVDPIIAQMSLSEVTFLDLAKRAAAANGRPGASAPAALGFQLVLPDGTVYQHPGTFRAVNNAANPQSGTILVQAAFPNPERLLRAGMYARVRVRTQDRPNTVLVPQSAVQETQGTRTVFVVGSDNSVVLRTITDGGAYGPFFVVLDGVRPGERVIVEGIQKVRPGAKVSPTVQPAPPLPSGS; encoded by the coding sequence ATGCGGCTTCGCACCGGCACGCGCGACATAGGCCCATGGGCGGCCCGGGCTGCGGTTCTGCTGATGGCCGGCGCGCTGGCCGGCTGCGGCCCCCGAGCCCGCGGCCAAAACCCGGCCGCGGCGGCGTTCCCGCCGCCGGCCGTCATCGTCACCGAGGCGATTCAGGCCACCGTCCCCATCTACGAAGAGGCGGTCGCGCAGACCGTCGCGGTGCAAACCGTCGCGCTGCGGGCGCAGATCGCCGGCACCCTCGAGCAGGTGTTGTTCAAGGAAGGCACCGCGGTCAGACGCGGTCAGACCGTGTTCATCGTCGATCAGCGGCCGTTCGTCGCGGCCCTGCAGTCCGCCCGGGCGCAGCTCGCGACCGCCCGCGCCAACCTGAATCAAGCCCTCGAGCAGGTCGCGCTGCGGCAGGCGCAGGCGCAGCTCGCCGCGCTCAAGGCGACGCTGGCCAACGCGCAGGTCCAGGTCAAGCGAGACCAGTACCTGGTGGCCCAAAAGGCCATCGCGCAGGAGCAGCTCGACAACGACGAGACGGCGATGAAGGCCGCGGCCGCGAACGTGGACGCGCAGGAGGCGGTGGTCAAGAACACCGCACTGTCCACCCAGACCGGGATCGAGCAGGCCCGGGCCGGCGTGCAGCAGGCGGACGCCGCCGTGACGCAGGCGCAGCTCAACCTGGGCTACACCACCGTCCAGGCGCCCCTCGACGGGATCATCAGCCTCCTCAACGTCGACCAGGGCAACCTCGTCGCCGTGAACCAGCAGCTCGCCACCCTCACGGCCGTGGATCCGATCATCGCCCAGATGTCCCTCAGTGAGGTTACCTTCCTCGATCTCGCCAAGCGCGCGGCGGCCGCCAACGGGCGGCCCGGCGCATCGGCGCCGGCGGCGCTCGGGTTTCAGCTCGTCCTGCCCGACGGCACCGTCTATCAGCATCCCGGCACGTTCCGCGCGGTCAACAACGCCGCGAACCCGCAGTCGGGGACCATTCTGGTCCAGGCGGCGTTCCCGAACCCGGAGCGCCTCCTGCGCGCGGGCATGTACGCGCGGGTGCGCGTGCGGACGCAGGACCGGCCCAACACCGTGCTCGTGCCGCAGAGCGCGGTCCAAGAGACGCAGGGCACGAGAACCGTTTTCGTCGTGGGTTCGGACAACTCGGTAGTGCTGCGAACGATTACCGACGGCGGAGCCTACGGTCCCTTCTTCGTCGTGCTCGACGGCGTCCGCCCCGGTGAGCGCGTGATCGTGGAAGGCATCCAAAAAGTCCGGCCGGGCGCGAAGGTGTCGCCGACGGTGCAGCCGGCGCCGCCCCTGCCCTCCGGGTCCTAG
- a CDS encoding MFS transporter, with product MPPPGGRRRVFAALRHRNFRLFFIGQFISLVGTWMQRIAQAWLVLNITHSPFLLGLVGALQWLPVLFLSLVGGVLADRVSKRSVLVVTQSAQMGQAFILGVLVLTGTIQYWHVVVLACALGFTSAFDIPTRQAFVFEMVEGEDTMNAVAMNSTIFNGARLFGPAVAGVAIGTLGMGWAFMANGVSFIAVIIALLMMNVRPVEPITSGGLLDHLQEGVAYVRQTPTALQVVVLVALMSVFAMNFNILVPVLAKDVLHEEAAGFGFLTSAQGIGALIGALWVASISHLGPRPSLLLGGAAVLSVSSFLLADARHFAVAAALLAIAGGSMVTFTAMANTSLQLTAPDHLRGRVMSVYAIVMGGMTPAGALVAGTLAQFWGAPGAFAVAGLVGILSVLMVWRWRAATRLTPEPIAGAAQNDRGRPDRGMTAGDGGFGPAPADEE from the coding sequence ATGCCCCCGCCCGGCGGGCGGCGCCGTGTCTTCGCCGCCCTGCGCCACCGCAACTTCCGTCTGTTTTTCATCGGCCAGTTCATTTCGCTGGTCGGCACGTGGATGCAGCGGATCGCGCAGGCGTGGCTGGTCCTGAACATCACCCACTCGCCGTTCCTGCTCGGCCTGGTCGGCGCGCTGCAGTGGCTGCCCGTGTTGTTCCTCTCGCTGGTGGGCGGCGTCCTGGCCGACCGCGTCAGCAAACGCTCCGTCCTCGTCGTCACCCAGAGCGCCCAGATGGGCCAGGCGTTCATCCTGGGCGTGCTGGTCCTGACCGGCACGATCCAGTACTGGCACGTCGTGGTGCTGGCCTGCGCGCTCGGCTTCACGTCGGCGTTCGACATCCCGACGCGCCAGGCGTTCGTGTTCGAGATGGTCGAGGGCGAGGACACGATGAACGCCGTCGCGATGAACTCGACCATCTTCAACGGGGCCCGGTTGTTCGGGCCCGCGGTCGCCGGCGTGGCCATCGGCACCCTCGGCATGGGCTGGGCGTTCATGGCGAACGGCGTGAGCTTCATCGCGGTGATCATCGCGCTCTTGATGATGAACGTCCGGCCGGTCGAGCCCATCACCAGCGGCGGCCTTCTCGACCATCTGCAAGAAGGCGTCGCGTACGTGCGGCAGACGCCCACCGCGCTGCAGGTGGTCGTGCTCGTCGCGTTGATGAGCGTCTTCGCGATGAACTTCAATATTCTCGTCCCGGTGCTGGCCAAGGACGTGCTCCACGAGGAGGCGGCGGGATTCGGCTTCCTTACGTCCGCCCAGGGCATCGGCGCGCTCATCGGGGCGCTGTGGGTCGCGTCGATCAGCCACCTCGGGCCGCGCCCCTCGCTGCTGCTCGGCGGCGCGGCGGTGCTGTCCGTCTCGAGTTTCCTGCTCGCCGACGCGCGGCACTTCGCGGTCGCCGCGGCGCTGCTCGCGATCGCCGGCGGCAGCATGGTGACGTTTACGGCAATGGCCAACACGAGCCTGCAGCTGACGGCGCCCGACCATCTGCGGGGCCGCGTCATGTCGGTGTACGCGATCGTCATGGGGGGAATGACGCCGGCGGGCGCCCTCGTCGCCGGCACTCTCGCGCAATTTTGGGGAGCCCCCGGCGCCTTCGCCGTGGCAGGGCTCGTCGGGATTCTGTCGGTATTGATGGTATGGCGCTGGCGCGCCGCGACGCGCCTCACGCCGGAGCCGATCGCGGGCGCGGCGCAGAACGACCGCGGCCGGCCGGATCGCGGCATGACCGCGGGCGACGGCGGCTTCGGACCGGCGCCGGCGGACGAGGAGTAA
- a CDS encoding NAD(P)-dependent oxidoreductase has protein sequence MTKPPARRIGFLGLGYMGSRMARRLLDAHHRVTVYNRSADKARPLVDAGASRAETPRAVAEESDVILYSLADDAAVRDVILGPDGVLAGVRRGGTLIDLSTVLPDTSRAVSTAALSKGAAAIDAPVSGSTVQAEQGTLIIFVGGDREAYTSSASILDTLGRHEYMGASGAGATMKLVTNTLLGLGIQALAEAVALGRKAGLDTALMLGVLGSTSVVSAAQKGKFDNITRGEFPTAFALRMMSKDFGLILRLAESLAVAMPAAAVAKQIDTVEQARRPGREEDFSAVVRTIQELSGIGN, from the coding sequence ATGACGAAGCCGCCGGCACGTCGCATCGGGTTCCTGGGGCTGGGATACATGGGCTCCCGGATGGCCCGCAGACTGCTCGACGCCCATCATCGGGTAACGGTGTACAATCGGAGCGCGGACAAAGCGCGGCCGCTCGTGGACGCGGGAGCATCGCGTGCCGAGACGCCGAGAGCGGTGGCCGAAGAATCCGATGTGATCCTGTACTCGCTGGCCGACGACGCGGCCGTGCGGGACGTAATCCTCGGGCCGGACGGGGTGCTCGCGGGGGTGCGCCGCGGCGGCACCCTCATCGATCTCAGCACAGTTCTGCCCGACACGTCGCGCGCCGTCTCGACGGCCGCGCTTTCAAAAGGGGCGGCGGCGATCGATGCGCCTGTATCGGGCAGCACCGTCCAGGCGGAGCAAGGAACGCTGATCATCTTCGTCGGCGGCGACCGAGAGGCGTATACATCGAGCGCCTCGATTTTGGACACGCTCGGCCGTCACGAGTACATGGGGGCCAGCGGGGCCGGCGCGACGATGAAACTGGTGACCAACACGCTCCTCGGCCTGGGGATTCAGGCGCTCGCCGAGGCCGTCGCGCTCGGACGCAAGGCCGGGCTGGATACGGCGCTCATGCTGGGCGTCCTGGGGTCGACGTCCGTTGTATCCGCCGCCCAGAAGGGAAAGTTCGACAACATTACACGCGGCGAGTTCCCCACCGCCTTCGCACTGCGAATGATGTCCAAGGACTTCGGCTTGATCCTTCGGCTGGCGGAGTCGCTCGCGGTCGCCATGCCCGCCGCCGCAGTGGCCAAGCAGATCGATACCGTGGAGCAGGCCCGGCGCCCGGGACGTGAGGAGGATTTCTCAGCGGTCGTTCGCACGATCCAGGAGCTGTCGGGCATCGGCAATTAG
- a CDS encoding ATP-binding protein, with product MLSCADGLEALRRKLTVSHLMLAVLTLAVVAAYLVPVLARLQTDRYQQSVLNQARMAARMLGRYQEKGLTVAQLDEIADSLTWRKEEYIGVKDARGRSPETSRWAGNGPVPPEVTSALLGRGSPVDVRYDPVLHDVRLYAAAPLMSHGRVAGVVQVSVPRSWMGAVVHRVWEALGSALLLGLGAAWFFGAWRARGLSAPVQALARAADRISRGDLDGRAAPGGSDEIGRLARAFNTVAEQLQRQIIALTDERTKIEAIISSMSDAVVATDRASRLLLLNGAAQELLGLGPEDLGRPIDELLGGHPVRRALERSAHQGADTAEEFTVKHRAEERLFHLNAAPLRAGPGRTSGAVVVMREVTELRRMERLRRELTANVSHELRTPLTSIKGFTETLLAGALADEATCRHFLTIIDAEATRLMTLVDDLMALSRFESRAAHMDLAPVRLDSLVAEAADRMRPQAERHRIVLRSAPSPAVTVIADADPILQVLTNLIDNAIKFTPDAGWVEVGLRTDRHDAVVSVSDSGRGIPADDLPRIFDRFYRVDRSRSRDAGGTGLGLAIAKHIVEAHGGRIAVTSRVGRGSVFTFTLPVAAAEAGIVR from the coding sequence ATGCTCTCGTGCGCGGACGGGTTGGAAGCATTGCGGCGGAAACTGACCGTCAGCCACCTCATGTTGGCTGTGCTTACGCTGGCCGTCGTGGCGGCGTATCTTGTGCCCGTCTTGGCGCGGTTGCAGACGGATCGGTATCAGCAGAGTGTGCTCAACCAGGCGCGAATGGCGGCGCGAATGCTTGGACGCTACCAGGAGAAAGGTCTGACGGTGGCCCAGCTCGACGAGATCGCCGACTCGTTGACCTGGCGTAAAGAAGAGTACATCGGCGTCAAGGACGCCCGGGGCCGGTCGCCGGAGACCAGCCGCTGGGCCGGCAACGGTCCCGTCCCGCCCGAGGTGACGTCGGCTCTCCTTGGCCGCGGCAGCCCGGTGGACGTCCGGTATGACCCGGTGCTTCACGACGTACGCCTCTACGCCGCGGCGCCCCTCATGTCGCACGGCCGCGTCGCCGGGGTCGTGCAGGTGAGCGTCCCCCGGTCCTGGATGGGCGCCGTGGTGCACCGCGTCTGGGAGGCGCTGGGAAGCGCGCTTCTGCTCGGCCTGGGGGCGGCGTGGTTCTTTGGCGCCTGGCGCGCGCGCGGGTTATCGGCCCCGGTGCAGGCCCTCGCCCGCGCCGCCGATCGGATTTCCCGGGGCGACCTGGACGGCCGTGCCGCCCCAGGCGGCAGCGATGAGATCGGACGCCTGGCGCGCGCCTTCAACACGGTCGCGGAGCAGCTGCAGCGGCAGATCATCGCGCTCACCGACGAGCGGACAAAGATCGAGGCGATTATCAGTTCCATGAGCGACGCGGTCGTCGCGACCGACCGCGCCAGCCGCCTGCTGTTGCTGAATGGGGCGGCGCAGGAGCTGCTCGGACTCGGCCCCGAGGACCTGGGACGCCCGATCGACGAGCTGCTCGGCGGCCACCCCGTCCGGCGGGCGCTGGAGCGCAGCGCGCACCAGGGAGCCGACACGGCGGAAGAATTCACCGTCAAGCACCGCGCCGAGGAGCGCTTGTTCCATCTGAATGCGGCGCCGCTGCGAGCCGGCCCCGGCCGCACCTCGGGGGCGGTGGTGGTGATGCGCGAAGTCACCGAGCTCCGGCGCATGGAGCGGCTGCGCCGCGAACTCACGGCGAACGTTTCTCACGAGCTGCGGACACCGCTCACGTCCATCAAAGGCTTCACCGAAACCCTGCTCGCCGGAGCGTTGGCGGATGAAGCCACGTGCCGGCACTTCCTCACGATCATCGACGCCGAGGCCACACGGTTGATGACGCTGGTGGACGACCTCATGGCGCTGTCGCGGTTCGAGTCGCGTGCCGCCCACATGGACTTGGCGCCGGTCAGGCTGGACTCGCTCGTCGCGGAAGCGGCGGATCGCATGCGGCCGCAGGCGGAGCGGCACCGGATCGTCCTGCGGTCCGCGCCCTCCCCCGCCGTCACCGTCATCGCCGACGCCGACCCTATCCTTCAGGTATTGACCAACTTGATCGACAATGCGATCAAGTTCACGCCCGACGCCGGTTGGGTCGAGGTCGGCCTTCGGACGGATCGTCACGACGCGGTGGTCTCGGTCTCGGACTCCGGGCGCGGCATCCCGGCGGACGATCTGCCGAGGATCTTCGACCGTTTCTACCGCGTCGATCGCTCGCGCAGCCGGGACGCCGGCGGCACGGGTCTTGGTCTCGCCATCGCCAAGCACATTGTGGAGGCTCACGGCGGGCGCATCGCCGTGACCAGCCGGGTCGGCCGGGGCAGTGTGTTTACCTTCACGCTGCCGGTAGCGGCGGCAGAGGCGGGGATCGTGCGCTGA